Within the Clostridium scatologenes genome, the region GAAAATATAATTCGATTAATAGTATAGAAAAAATCAAATTGTTAGGAAAAACTTTCATTGATTTTAGTATTAAGTATCCTGATTATTTTAGAGTTATAGTAGACTATGAAAATCAGCAATCAGATTTTACCAGTAATAATAAAGTAATTATGGAATGTTATAAAGAAGGTGAAAAGGCATTAGATAATTTGAAAGAGATACTAAGGCAAGGAATGGATGAAGGAGAGGTATTGGAAAACATAAATATAGATAATACTGCAATTATTTTATGGTCAAGCATTTCAGGTATTTTCAATAACATTGTTAAAAAACAAGATTATTTAGAACATTATTATCAGATAAAAGCACCTCAGTTAATAGAGGAAACATTTGAATTCATGATAAGATCTATAGTTAAATGTAAGGGTGGGAGTTAATTATGAAAAAAAGAATAGCCTTTTCACTTATGGCATTTGTTGTTGTAGCGTTGGCAGCGTATAAGATTATAGATACAATAAAGATTGATAAAACTAGTAATATTTCCATAACAAGTGAAAAGCAAGGAAAAAAATTATCTTTTTCAGTTATAAAAGGACAAGAATATCTTCATAAATTCCACATTAATTCTTTTATTAGTATAAAAACGCCTCCACAATTTGCTATTTGGATAGAAGATTTAAATGGAAATTATGTTGATACAATATATGCAACTTCCAAAATTGTTAATCAAAATTGGAGTAGGTCGCCAGGCGATTCAGAACAAGGTGGCAAAATCAAACGAGAGGAAGCATTGCCTTATTGGACTCATAAACGTGGAAATAACAAAATTAATCCAGATACTATGTCATCAGCTACACCTAAGGGCAGTTCTGTAATAAGTAGTAAAATTAATGAAAAGCAAGGTGAATATATAATTTTTGCTGAAGTTAATATGTCAACAGATTTTAATGAATATTACCCTAAAAACGCTGAACAAGGAAAGGATAATTATTCAGGTGGGCCTTGGGGGAGTGGTCAACCAGCTTTGATTTATAGCTCAAAGATTAATTTAAATTCAATAAATAAAATATATGATTTAAAACTTATTGGACATAGTAGCCCTGATGGATCTGATGGAAATTTATATGAAGATTTATCCAAAGTAACTACAGCAAAAAATATAATTAATAAGATAACAGTTCAAATAAAGTAAAATATGTTTTATATTATTTAAAGTAGAGGATAGTGAATGGTGTGTAATGAAAAAGATACTTGTATTAAATGGAAGTCCACATAAAGGTGGTATAGTTTATAATTTATTAAAAGAAATAGTTAATGGTTCAAAAGATAATAATGAAATAGAATGGATTGATGTATATAATTTAAAAATGAAACCATGTATAGCTTGCATGAAATGTAGGACAAATAATAAATGTATATTGACTGAAGATGATGCGCATATTGTTGGAGAAAAGATACGAAAGTCAGATGTATTGATAGTTGGTACTCCAACTTATTGGGGAAATATGAGTTCTCAATTGAAAGTTTTGTTTGAACGTAATGTTCCAGTTTTTATGGGAGAAAGTGATAGTGGTATGCCAATAGCAAGGCAGAAAGGAAAAATAGCAGTTATAGTTGCAGCATGTAGTACACCATGGCCATTTAACTTTATAGCGTCAGAAAGTAGGGGAGCAGTGAAAGCTATAAAAGAGGTTCTGCATTATGGTGGATATAAGATAGTAGGTAAGATTGTAAAGTCAGGAACTAAAACAAATAGAAATATTTCTGAAAAAATATTGGATAAAGCAAGAAAAATAGGAGCTAAATTGTAGTAAGCAAAAATTATATTTATAACTATAACTTATAATGATTAAAAATTAATATGAAGTATGCTGTTGTGCTAATATATTTAGTTTTCTCCTAAAAAATATTATCTATATTATGATAAAATTATAGAAAAGGTTTTAAATAAGGAGTATAAAAAATGAAAGAAATAAGTTTTAGTGACATAGAAGGAATAAAAATAGGAAATTTTCAAGATTTAAATGGACCGACGGGCTGTACAGTAGTAATTTGTGAAGAAGGCGCATCTGCTGGAGTAGATGTTAGAGGAGGATCACCGGGCACTAGAGAAACGGATTTGCTGGACCCTGTAAATTTGGTGGATAAAATTCATGCAGTAACACTAGCTGGAGGAAGTGCTTTTGGATTGGATGCAGCTAGTGGGGTAATGGAATATTTAGAGAAAAAGAATGTAGGTTTTGATGTTAATGTTACAAAAGTACCAATAGTATGTTCTGCTGTATTATTTGATTTAGTTATTGGAGATTATAGAATAAGGCCAGATAAACTTATGGGATATAAAGCTTGTGAAAATGCTGAATTAAATGAATGTAAAGAAGGTAATGTAGGAGCTGGTACAGGTGCTACTGTTGGTAAGATATTAGGCAGTGAATATTCAATGAAGGGCGGCTTAGGTTGTTATGCTGTTCAAGTAGGAGAACTTCAAGTTGGTGCATGTATTGCAGTTAATTGTCTTGGAGATGTAATAGACCCTTTAACAGGAAAAATTATAGCTGGGGCTTTGAAGGAAGATAAAAAAACTTTTGCAAGTACAGAAGAAATCATGATATCGCGATATTCAGAAAAGAAAAATCTGTTTAGTGGTAATACTACAATAGGGGTAGTAGCTACTAATGGTAAATTTACAAAGTCAGAAATGAATAAAATAGCTTCTATGGCTCACAATGGATATGCAAGAACTATGAGGCCTGCTCATTCAATGTTTGACGGAGATACAATATTTACTATGGGCACGGGAAAGATAGAAGCAGATATAAGTGTAGTAGGACTTTTAGCCGCTAGAGTAGTTGAGCAAGCAGTAGTAAGAGCTGTTAAAAGCGCAGAATCAATACTAGGGTACAAATCATATAAGGATTTAGCTAAATAGTAGATAATTCTATAATTTTAAAATATTACTTGAACAGTAGCCATAAATATTATAAAATTTATTTGCAGAAATAAAAACACAGTTCGGTAGGTAGTCCGGACGCATATTAAGTAATTTTAATATGTCAGTAGCCTTCCCCCTCGGGATGTCCATTTTCTGTATGAATTTAACTTGGAGGGGAGAAAATGAATATCAAGCTTACTGTCTATTTCGAGGATCCATTTTGGGTAGGAGTTTTTGAAAGGACTTCAAATAGTCTTTATGAGATTTCTAAAGTAACATTTGGTTCTGAACCTAAGGATTATGAGGTTTACAAATTTGTGCTTAATAATTTTTATAAGCTGAGGTTTAGTAAGCCTGTTAAGCTAATGGATTTGCGAGAAAAGAAAATAAATGCTAAAAGGCTTCAGAAAAAAGTAAAAAAAGAAACTGAAAAAAAAGGAATATCAACTAAAGCTCAAGAAACAATTAAACTAGAACAGGAAAGTAAAAAAGTAGAAAGAAAAGAAATTTCTAAGTCTAAGAAAGAGGAAGAAAAGAAAAGGCGGTTTGAACTTAAACAGCAAAAAAAGAAGAAAAAGAAAAAAGGTCATTAGACATGGAAGAAAGAGCTGGCAAGTAGATTGCCAACTCTTTTTAAATATATATTTAAATATGAGTATAATATAAAAGGTTGTAAATGTAGTAAGATATTTGAAAGTAATTTTAAATTTAAGAAATTTTATAGTCAATTTTATGTACAATATTAACAAAAGTTAGATATAATATTAATTAGATGTTTTAGACAAAAATTATTAAGTTAGGGGAGATAAAGATGGCAGAAGAAATTAAAGATACAAACTCTATGAAGGAATTTATGGAGGATATAGAATCTTCTATGAAATCAATTAGAAGAGGAGAAATTGTAAAAGGAAAGATCATATCTGTAACAGAAAAAGGTGCAATAGTAAATATAGGATATATGTCAGATGGAATATTATCCAAAGATGAAGTGGTTGAAAATGAAGAAGACAATCTTATGGATATTTTAAAGGAAAATGAAGAAATATGTGTTTATGTATTAGACATGAACGATGGAGAAGGTAATGTGCTTTTATCTAAAAAAGTAGCAGATAAAATCAAGTCTTGGGATGAATTAGAAAAGATTTTTGAAGAAAAAGCAGATATCGAAACAACAGTAAAAGAAGTAGTAAAGGGTGGAGTTGTAACATACATAAAGGGTATAAGGGCATTTATACCTGCATCTCAGTTGTCATTATCTTATGTAGAAGATTTAAAATCATTTGTAGGTAAAACATTAACTGTAAAAATAATAGAATTTGATAAAGATAAGGAAAAGGTGGTTCTATCCAGAAAAGTAATAGAGAAGGTTGAAGCTGAAAGCAAAAAACAACAGCTTCTAAATAGTCTTAAACCAGGAGAAAAAAGA harbors:
- a CDS encoding flavodoxin family protein; protein product: MKKILVLNGSPHKGGIVYNLLKEIVNGSKDNNEIEWIDVYNLKMKPCIACMKCRTNNKCILTEDDAHIVGEKIRKSDVLIVGTPTYWGNMSSQLKVLFERNVPVFMGESDSGMPIARQKGKIAVIVAACSTPWPFNFIASESRGAVKAIKEVLHYGGYKIVGKIVKSGTKTNRNISEKILDKARKIGAKL
- a CDS encoding P1 family peptidase, with the translated sequence MKEISFSDIEGIKIGNFQDLNGPTGCTVVICEEGASAGVDVRGGSPGTRETDLLDPVNLVDKIHAVTLAGGSAFGLDAASGVMEYLEKKNVGFDVNVTKVPIVCSAVLFDLVIGDYRIRPDKLMGYKACENAELNECKEGNVGAGTGATVGKILGSEYSMKGGLGCYAVQVGELQVGACIAVNCLGDVIDPLTGKIIAGALKEDKKTFASTEEIMISRYSEKKNLFSGNTTIGVVATNGKFTKSEMNKIASMAHNGYARTMRPAHSMFDGDTIFTMGTGKIEADISVVGLLAARVVEQAVVRAVKSAESILGYKSYKDLAK
- the rpsA gene encoding 30S ribosomal protein S1 is translated as MAEEIKDTNSMKEFMEDIESSMKSIRRGEIVKGKIISVTEKGAIVNIGYMSDGILSKDEVVENEEDNLMDILKENEEICVYVLDMNDGEGNVLLSKKVADKIKSWDELEKIFEEKADIETTVKEVVKGGVVTYIKGIRAFIPASQLSLSYVEDLKSFVGKTLTVKIIEFDKDKEKVVLSRKVIEKVEAESKKQQLLNSLKPGEKRSGVVSRLAKFGAFVDLGGLDGLIHVSELSWKRVNNPSDVVSVGDKVEVYILSVDKESNKIALALKDVNENPWKSIGDKFKIGDIVDGEVSKLASFGAFVGIQPGVEGLVHISEISEDRIAKPSDVLSLGDKVRVKILDIDDKENRISLSIKDAVEKPKEDLDKFNDNESAGTSLADLLKDFKF
- a CDS encoding DUF2271 domain-containing protein → MKKRIAFSLMAFVVVALAAYKIIDTIKIDKTSNISITSEKQGKKLSFSVIKGQEYLHKFHINSFISIKTPPQFAIWIEDLNGNYVDTIYATSKIVNQNWSRSPGDSEQGGKIKREEALPYWTHKRGNNKINPDTMSSATPKGSSVISSKINEKQGEYIIFAEVNMSTDFNEYYPKNAEQGKDNYSGGPWGSGQPALIYSSKINLNSINKIYDLKLIGHSSPDGSDGNLYEDLSKVTTAKNIINKITVQIK
- a CDS encoding TetR/AcrR family transcriptional regulator; the protein is MGTKERKEKELLIKKNDIIDAAERVFFEKSMQQATMDEVAKEAEFSKRTVYVYFKSKEQIYCEIMLRAFKNLNIMINENLRKYNSINSIEKIKLLGKTFIDFSIKYPDYFRVIVDYENQQSDFTSNNKVIMECYKEGEKALDNLKEILRQGMDEGEVLENINIDNTAIILWSSISGIFNNIVKKQDYLEHYYQIKAPQLIEETFEFMIRSIVKCKGGS
- a CDS encoding YjdF family protein, giving the protein MNIKLTVYFEDPFWVGVFERTSNSLYEISKVTFGSEPKDYEVYKFVLNNFYKLRFSKPVKLMDLREKKINAKRLQKKVKKETEKKGISTKAQETIKLEQESKKVERKEISKSKKEEEKKRRFELKQQKKKKKKKGH